Below is a genomic region from Thermus oshimai DSM 12092.
GCTCCTCCTCCAAGGGGGCCTGGCGGAGCCCCGCCTTCCACTCCAACCCCGCCCAGATGAAGGGCTCCAGGTCCCCATCCAGGACGTTTTGGGGATCGTGGCGCATGAGGCCCGTGCGGTGGTCCTTCACGTACTGCTTGTCCAGGACGTAGCTCCGGATCTGGCTTCCCCACTCAATGGGCCGCACCTCGCCCCGAAGCTTCCTCAGTTCCTCCTGCTTCTTCCGCCACTCCAGCTCAAAAAGCCGGGAGCGGAGGACCTTCAGGGCCAGCTCCTTGTTCTTGATCTGGCTCCTCGTGGTCTGGCAGGTGACGGTGATCCCCGTGGGCAGGTGGACGATGCGCACCGCGCTGTCCGTGGTGTTCACCCCCTGGCCCCCGTGGCCCTGGGAGCGGAAGACGTCGATCCTGAGGTCCTCCGGGCGGATGACCACCTCCACGCTGCTGTCCACCTCGGGCATGACCTCCACCCCGGCGAAGGAGGTGTGGCGGCGGCCCGAGGCGTCAAAGGGGGAGGGGCGGACCAGGCGGTGGACCCCGGCCTCGGGGGCCAGGAGGCCGTAGGCGTTCTCCCCCCGGACGATGATCTGGGCGTAGTCAATCCCCGCCTCCGCGCCCGGGGTGATGTCCACCACCTCCACCTGGAACCCCTTCCGCTCGGCGAAGCGGGTGTACATCCTTAAGAGCATCTCCGCCCAGTCGCAGGCCTCCGTGCCCCCGGCCCCCGGCTGGATGGTGAGGATGGCGTTCTTCTCCGCGTGGGGGAAGGCGAGGAGGGTTTCGTGGTAAAGCTCCTCCACCTTCCGCCCCACTTCCTCTAGCTCCGGGGCCAGGGCCTCCCGCTCCTCCGGGGGAAGCTCCTCGTAGAGCTCCAAAAGCCCCTGGAGGTCGTCCTTAAGGCCCCGGTAGGTCTCCACCACCCGCCTTAGGCGGGCGGCCTCCTGGCTCACCCTTCTCGCCTCCTCGGGGTTCTGCCAGAGGCTCGGGTCTTCCAGGCGGGGTTCCAGTTCCTTTAGGCGGGCTTCCTTGCCGGGGATGTCAAAGATACCCCCGGAGGTTTTCCAGGCGTTCGCTGAGGAGCTTCAGGTCCATACCCTTCCCAGTATAGGGGTGGGGAGGTCTGGGCACAAGCACCCTTGAAGGAACTGCGCTCAGGTTATATGATAAAGAAGCTATGGAGCTGGAGAAGCTGGCCGCTGGCCTCAAGGACACCTACCCGGAGGGGGTGGTGGGCGAGCGGGAAAGCCTGGTCGCCCTCCTGGTGGCGAGGGGGTACCCCCACCCCCAGGCCCAGGAGCTGGCCCGGGCCCTCGAGGCCCAGGGGTACGCCCACTTCCTGCCCGGGGAACGGCCCCGCTGGGCCTTCACCCGCCGTCCGGTGGACCTTAAGGCCCTCATGCGGGCCCTGGACCGGGAGTACGCGGAGTTCGTGGGGGAAGGGGACGAGGAGGAGGAGGCCCTGGCCTTCCTCGCGGCCCGCCTGGAAGGGGATCGGGAGGTGGCCAAGGAGGTGCTGGAGGCCTTGAGGAGCGCGGGCTACGTGGAAAGGGCCTACAGCCCCGAGCTCCTCAGGGACCGCTTCTTCTTCCGCTTCCCGGAGGCCCTTCGCCTTTGGGCCTAGTTCAGTCTGCGGCCAGGCTAGGGGCCTGCGCTTCCAGGTGGACCCGGGCCCCCAGGGCCCGGAGCTTGCCCTCCAGGTCCTCGTACCCCCGTTCCAGGAAGTACACCCCTTCCATCTCCGTGGTGCCCTCCGCGCTTAAGGCGGCCACCAGGAGGCCACCCCCGGCGCGGATGTCCAGGGCCTTCACCTGGGCCCCGTGGAGCTTTTTGCCGTTCACCATGAGGAGCCGGTCCCGGAGGTAGAGCTCCGCCCCCATGCGGGCCAGCTCCCCCACGTGGGTGAAGCGGTCGGGGTAGACCCGGTCCATAACGGTGCTCTGCCCGGGCACCGTGGCCAGGTAGGCGGTGACGATGGGCTGGAGGTCGGTGGGGAAGCCCGGGTACTCCCGGGCCTCCACATGCAGGGGCTCGGGGGTGGGGGTGGCGGTGAGGCGCACCCAGTCCTTTCCGGTGGCGATGCGGTGCCCGGACTGGGCCAGCTTGTCCAGAAGGGCGTCCAGGTGGTCGGGGCGGACCTCGGTGAGGGTCACCTCCCCGCGGGTGGCCGCGGCGGCCAGGAGGTAGGTGCCGGCCTCGATGCGGTCGGGGATGATGCGGTAGGTCCCGCCCCCAAGCCGCTTGGCCCCCTTCACGTGGAGGATGGGGCTCCCGAGGCCCCGGATCTCCACCCCGAGAAGGGTGAGGAAACGGCCCAGGTCCTCCACCTCCGGCTCCACCGCCGCCTGGACCAGGGTGCCCTCCCCCTCCAGGGCCAGGGCCAGGAGGGCCTGCTCCGTCCCCCCCACCGTGGGCAGGTCAAAGACCACCCGCCCCCCCAAGGGCCCCTTTCGGCGGGCGTAGAAGGTGTGCCCTTCCTCCACCACCTCCGCCCCCAGGGCCCTCAGGGCCTTCACGTGCTGGTCCACGGGCCGGGCCCCGAAGGCGCACCCCCCGGGCCAGGAGACCCGCCCCTCCCCGGCCCGGGCCAGGAGGGCCCCCCAGACGATGAAGCTGGCCCGCATCTGGCCCACCAGCTCGTAGGGGGCCTCGAGGCGCTTGAGTTCGGGGGTGTGGAGGTGGAGGGCCCGCCCTTCCCACTCGTACCGGGTGCCCAGGTGGGCCAGAAGTTCCAGCATCACCTCCACGTCCCTTAGCCTCGGCACCTCCAGGAGGGTGACGGGCTCCTCCGTGAGCAGGGAGGCCGCCAGGATGGGCAGGGCGGCGTTCTTGGCGGGGTAGATCCGCACCTCGCCCTTAAGCGGGGCCCCTCCTTCCACCCGCAGCACCTTACTCTCCATGCCCCCCTCCCCGGTGCATCCTCCACACCTTAATCAAGGTGAGCATAAGGAGCAAGATGCGCATTGTCAACCGGTGGGGGCTCTGCTACACTAACCCCCAAGAGGAGGTATGCCCAAGAAGGAAAAAAAGCGGCTTCAGGTGGTCATCTCCGAGGAGCAGGACGCCCTTTTGACCCGGGCGGCCTATGAGCTCTCCAGCCCGGAGCGGCTGGTGTCCAAGTCGGAGGTGGTGCGCCTGGCCATAGAGAAGATCGCCCGGGAGCTGGAGGAGGGTAAGGCCGACCTGGCCGAGCTCTTAAAGAAACTGGAGCCCGAAGAGTAGAATGCCCCCCGTGCGGCTGGCCGGGCGGTACCGCCTCGAGGCCCCCCTGGGTTCAGGGGGCATGGCGGAGGTCTACCGGGCGGTGGACGAGCGCCTGGGGCGCAAGGTGGCGGTGAAGCTCCTCCACCCCCAGGCCCTCCCCCCCGACCGGGAGCGTTTCTTCCTGGAGGTCAGGGCCCTTTCCCGCCTCTTCCACCCGGGGATCGTCCAGGTGCTGGACCTGGGGGAGGAGGAGGGGCGGCCCTTCTTCGTCATGGAGCTGGTGGAGGGGGGGCCTTTTGACCGGCTCGGGCCCTTTGAGGAGGGGCCGGAGGGGGAAAGGATCCTGGAGGCCGCCGCCAAGGTCATGGAGGCCCTGGCCCACCTCCACGCCCAGGGGATCCTCCACCGGGACCTCACCCCCAAGAACATCCTCCTCACCCCCGAGGGCCACCCCAAGGTCATGGACTTCGGCCTGGCCTACCTCCTCCGGGAAAGCCGCCACCTCACCCGCACCGGCTACACCCTGGGCACCCCCCACTACATGGCCCCCGAGCAGGCCAAGGGCCTCCCCCTTTCCCCCAAGGCGGACCTCTACAGCCTGGGGGCGGTCCTCTACCGCACCCTCACCGGCCGCCCCCCTTTTGAGGGGGAGAACGACCAGGCGGTGCTCTTCCAGCACGTCTACGAGGAGCCGAGGCGCCCCGAGGCCCTGAACCCCGCCGTTCCCAAGCCCGTGGCCGAGGCGGTTTTGGCCCTTCTCGCCAAGCACCCCGAAGAGCGGCCCGACCACCCGGGGCTTTTCCGCTCGGCCCTCCAGGCCTTCCAGGCCCTGCGCCTGGCCACCCCAAGGGGCGGGGCCGGCCGCTCCGGCCACTACCCCTTCGCCCCCGACCCCAGGCGCCTGGCCCTCAAGGCCACCCTGGACCTAGGGGGGGAGGTGGCCTGGCCGGGGGAGATGGTCTACGCGGAGGGGCGGGTCTACGTGGGGGCGGGCCGGGGCCTGGCCGAGGTGGACCTCCTGCGCCACGAGGCGCGGCGCTACCCCCTTAAGGAGGAGGTCACCGCCCCCCCCGTGGTGCGGGACGGGGTGTACGTGGGGGCCTGGGACGGGCGGTTTTACCGCTTCCGGGGCGCGGCCTCCGACTGGAGCCTGGCCACGGGGGCGGAGATCACCGCCGGGGGGCTCCTTCTGGGGGAGCGGGTCTACGTGGCCAGCCGGGACGGCACCCTTTCCGCCTACCAGAGGGGGGAGCTCCTCTTCCGCTTCCGCGCCGGGGGGCACCTCTCCGCCACCCCCACCTTCTACCGGGGCCTCCTCTTCGTGGGGAGCGAGGACGGCTGGCTCTACGCCCTGGACCCGGACACGGGGGCCCTGCGCTACCGGGTGAGGACCGGGCCCATCCACGCCCCGGTGGCCGCCCATGGGGGCCTGCTCTTCATCCCCACCTGGACCGGGGAGGTCTACGCCTTTGACCCCCTGTCCCGGGAGACCCTTTGGAACGCGGAGGGGGTGGGGGAGATCTGGGGGGGGCTGGCGGTGGACGGGGGGCGGGTGTACGTGGCGGGCTGGGACGGGGTCCTAAGGGCCCTGGAGGCCAGGACCGGGGAGGAGGTCTTTAGCCTCGAGGTGGGGAAGGTGACCGCGGGGCTTTCCGCCGCGGGGGGGCACGTCTACGTAGCCACGGAGGAGGGGCGCTTCCTGGCGGTGGACGCCCGGGGCCAGGTGGTCTTCGAGGCCACGGGCCTGGGGCCGGTCCAGGTGCCCCCCCTGCCCCTTCCCCAAGAGGTCCTGGTGGTGAACCTTTCCGGGCGGCTTTACCGCTTCGGCATGTAGCATGGGGGTATGGAGGCCATCCGCACGGACCGGGCCCCCGAGGCCATCGGCCCCTACAGCCAGGCGGTGCGGGCCGGGGGGCTCCTCTTCGTCTCCGGCCAGATCCCCCTGACCCCGGAAGGCGTCCTGGTGGAGGGGGATATCCGCCAGCAGACGGAGCGGGTCATGGAGAACCTGAAGGCCATCCTCGAGGCCGCGGGTTCGGGGCTAGACCGGGTGGTCCAGACCGCCTGCTTCCTGGCGGACATGGAGGACTTCCCCGCCTTCAACGAGGTCTACGCCCGCTACTTCGCCCCGCCCTACCCCGCCCGGGCCACGGTGGCCGTGAAGGCCCTCCCCCGGGGGGTTAGGGTGGAGGTGGCCTGCATCGCCCTGGCGGAGTAGGCGCGTAGAATGGGGGCATGGCGGAGCTGGCCCCCGTGGCGCTGGAAGACCTTTTAGAGCGTTTTCAAAAGGGAGACGTGCGCGCCCTGGCCCGGGCCCTCACCCTGGTGGAGGCGG
It encodes:
- a CDS encoding serine/threonine-protein kinase encodes the protein MPPVRLAGRYRLEAPLGSGGMAEVYRAVDERLGRKVAVKLLHPQALPPDRERFFLEVRALSRLFHPGIVQVLDLGEEEGRPFFVMELVEGGPFDRLGPFEEGPEGERILEAAAKVMEALAHLHAQGILHRDLTPKNILLTPEGHPKVMDFGLAYLLRESRHLTRTGYTLGTPHYMAPEQAKGLPLSPKADLYSLGAVLYRTLTGRPPFEGENDQAVLFQHVYEEPRRPEALNPAVPKPVAEAVLALLAKHPEERPDHPGLFRSALQAFQALRLATPRGGAGRSGHYPFAPDPRRLALKATLDLGGEVAWPGEMVYAEGRVYVGAGRGLAEVDLLRHEARRYPLKEEVTAPPVVRDGVYVGAWDGRFYRFRGAASDWSLATGAEITAGGLLLGERVYVASRDGTLSAYQRGELLFRFRAGGHLSATPTFYRGLLFVGSEDGWLYALDPDTGALRYRVRTGPIHAPVAAHGGLLFIPTWTGEVYAFDPLSRETLWNAEGVGEIWGGLAVDGGRVYVAGWDGVLRALEARTGEEVFSLEVGKVTAGLSAAGGHVYVATEEGRFLAVDARGQVVFEATGLGPVQVPPLPLPQEVLVVNLSGRLYRFGM
- a CDS encoding RidA family protein, which encodes MEAIRTDRAPEAIGPYSQAVRAGGLLFVSGQIPLTPEGVLVEGDIRQQTERVMENLKAILEAAGSGLDRVVQTACFLADMEDFPAFNEVYARYFAPPYPARATVAVKALPRGVRVEVACIALAE
- the murA gene encoding UDP-N-acetylglucosamine 1-carboxyvinyltransferase, with the protein product MESKVLRVEGGAPLKGEVRIYPAKNAALPILAASLLTEEPVTLLEVPRLRDVEVMLELLAHLGTRYEWEGRALHLHTPELKRLEAPYELVGQMRASFIVWGALLARAGEGRVSWPGGCAFGARPVDQHVKALRALGAEVVEEGHTFYARRKGPLGGRVVFDLPTVGGTEQALLALALEGEGTLVQAAVEPEVEDLGRFLTLLGVEIRGLGSPILHVKGAKRLGGGTYRIIPDRIEAGTYLLAAAATRGEVTLTEVRPDHLDALLDKLAQSGHRIATGKDWVRLTATPTPEPLHVEAREYPGFPTDLQPIVTAYLATVPGQSTVMDRVYPDRFTHVGELARMGAELYLRDRLLMVNGKKLHGAQVKALDIRAGGGLLVAALSAEGTTEMEGVYFLERGYEDLEGKLRALGARVHLEAQAPSLAAD
- the prfB gene encoding peptide chain release factor 2 (programmed frameshift) → MDLKLLSERLENLRGYLDIPGKEARLKELEPRLEDPSLWQNPEEARRVSQEAARLRRVVETYRGLKDDLQGLLELYEELPPEEREALAPELEEVGRKVEELYHETLLAFPHAEKNAILTIQPGAGGTEACDWAEMLLRMYTRFAERKGFQVEVVDITPGAEAGIDYAQIIVRGENAYGLLAPEAGVHRLVRPSPFDASGRRHTSFAGVEVMPEVDSSVEVVIRPEDLRIDVFRSQGHGGQGVNTTDSAVRIVHLPTGITVTCQTTRSQIKNKELALKVLRSRLFELEWRKKQEELRKLRGEVRPIEWGSQIRSYVLDKQYVKDHRTGLMRHDPQNVLDGDLEPFIWAGLEWKAGLRQAPLEEEPT